TGCACATCGTGTGTTTTGCCAGGGAAGGGCCGCCGCCCATATCTCCCATCGCTGACCAGCTGCTGCACGTACTATACGATGTGCCGTTGTCCTCATCGCTCGTTCGAGAACGGATCAAGGCAGGCGGATCGACCAGCAAGCTGCTCCCACCCGCTGTTCAGGCGTATATTGAGGAGCATCGGCTTTACCGATGATTGTTACCGCCCTGTTACTCCTGACCGGAATTGGAATGCTGTATCTGGGCGCAGAAGGCCTGGTGTGGGGTGGAAGCCGTCTAGCCACGCACTTTCGGGTAGCCCCGATGGTGATTGGCTTGAGCGTGGTGGCTTTCGGAACCAGTCTGCCTGAGTTTGCCGTAAGCCTTTATGCAGTGCTAGAGGGCGTACAGGACATAGCCGTAGGCAACGTGGTTGGCTCGAACATTGCCAACGTGGCCCTTATTCTGGCATCCAGCGCCGTCATTTTTCCGATAGCATGCAGCTACTCCATAGTACGGGATGATGTGCTTATCGTAATCGGGATCACTATGGTGTTTCTCGGTTTCAGTTTCGACGGCGAGATCAGTCGCATTGATGGGGGCATAATGACGACGGGGATTATCCTTTATGTTCTACGTCTGGCCAGGAGCCCCGCCATCACAACGGAGGTGCAAATAGATCCCGGGGGTCGCTTATGGCAGTTCATTCTGGCTGTACTGATGGGGCTTCTCATTCTGGCGGTAGGTACCCACCTGTTCACGAGTTCCGCGGTGTTCATAGCCCGCCTGTTTGGTGTATCCGAGCTGGTTATCGGAGCAACCATTGTGGCCGTTGGGACCTCCCTTCCGGAGTTAGCCACTTCCATAGTGGCGGCTGTCCGTAGACAATCGGAGATCGTCCTGGGTAATATCCTGGGTTCAAACGTATTCAACATGATCGCAGTCCTGGGGATTATCCCACTTATCAGGCCTGTTGAGGTGCCCGATCAGGCTAAATTGATACAAATGCCCATTATGCTGGGTCTGACAGTGGTTCTACTGCCGATGCTCAAGTACCAGCAGGGGAT
The Candidatus Neomarinimicrobiota bacterium DNA segment above includes these coding regions:
- a CDS encoding calcium/sodium antiporter, with the translated sequence MIVTALLLLTGIGMLYLGAEGLVWGGSRLATHFRVAPMVIGLSVVAFGTSLPEFAVSLYAVLEGVQDIAVGNVVGSNIANVALILASSAVIFPIACSYSIVRDDVLIVIGITMVFLGFSFDGEISRIDGGIMTTGIILYVLRLARSPAITTEVQIDPGGRLWQFILAVLMGLLILAVGTHLFTSSAVFIARLFGVSELVIGATIVAVGTSLPELATSIVAAVRRQSEIVLGNILGSNVFNMIAVLGIIPLIRPVEVPDQAKLIQMPIMLGLTVVLLPMLKYQQGIRRGMGLLLLCVYAAFIAYMYRSGGF